The Bacteroides fragilis NCTC 9343 genome includes the window TACGGTGAAAGTACAGCATATGGCTATTCAAGGCAACGCGGATACCCTGCGGCACATCAAGTCCCCGGCAGATACCGTACAGTTGGCGGCAGTCCAAGCCAAAGGAGAAACCATCAGGTATGTGTCCGAACCCTCGGAGGTGGTACAACTGGCTGCCGTCAGAAGCAATCCATTGAATATACGGTATATTGAAAATCCTACGGAGAAAGTCCAGTTCTCCGTCCTGCATGCCGACAGGGAGGCGGCTGCGCTTATCAGCTCTCCTTCAGAGGCAGTCAGGAAACAGGCCGAAGAGATGTACGGGCTGAAGCTGGAGAAGCAGGAGAAGCCGGCGGACCGGGAAGCGGAGCCGTCATCCGAAGCGCCGGAATCTTCCGCAACACGGCGCACACCCAGAAAAAAGACCGAACAGAGTACGCAATCCACGCGAAAACCTTCCGCCAGGCAGGTTAAGACGGCAATAACCAAACTGGATAAGGAGCTCCGGGAAATCCGGGAACTCCCACAGGGTAAGGACAGGGAGCAAAGACTTATCAAGGCCTTTGAGGAATTCAATTCATCCGCCGTCCCCGAAAAGAAAGGGTGCAACGTGGAGAGCATCCTCAAGGATCTTCGCGGGAAGGGAGTCAAGGTGGAAGCCATGAAAGCCGAAGAGTGGCACTCCCTGATGAATGGAAAGGCCATACAACCCTCCCTTATATCCGGAGCGTCCAAGCCGGCCGCAAAGGGAGCCTCTTTCATGCTTACCAAGACTCCGGTCGGGTATGCGGTAAAAGCTGTGAATACGGTCAACAGCCTTACCCGGCAGGCCAGTGCCGATATGTAACGTACCAATGTACGACCGATAAAAACATGTTTTTTGAATTTACTTGTTTACTTGAGTCCTGCTTAAGTAAACAAGTATTTCTCTTTAATGACCAATCAAGTAACATACTTATTCTTTCATGGGATGAAACAGATATCCGAACATCTTTTCACAACCGAGGAGCAGGCAATCATAGCCCGCAGTAAGGCGGAAGGCAGTTACATGAAAGCTCCGAACGGACAGGCAACCAACCTGAATAAAAAGCAGTGGGCACAGGTACGTACCCGGGCATTCAGGGAGTGGTTCGGGGATTGGGAGAACAATCCGGATGAAGCATCCAAGGTCAGAGATGCCAATGGGGAGCCTCTGGTGGTGTATCATGGCACTCCGATTTCACGGGATCAGGCGGCTGACAGGAGTAAATTCAGAATTGCCGATGATTGGGAGATTCAAACAATTAACGCACCTTTCCATACGTTCAGGGGTGGTGCATACAATGGACTGATCTTTACCTCTTTGACGGAAGAAAAAGCCAGAAGTATCGGTGAAACGCGCAGCATGAGTATCCCGGACAGTGAAGACGGAAGGGAACAGTGGACCACAGACAGTTATGTGTATGACCTCTTCGTCAATGCCAGGCAACCGTTTGACGTAAAGAATCCAAATGCCGTAAAAGATATCCTGGACGCATTAGAAGGACAGCTCACGGCCTATGATTTCTATCTTGGCATGGAAGTTCCCGTTTCCCGGAAAGAGGCGGAAAAGATATTGGAAGGGGGAAATTCATGGCGTGTGGTTGAGACACCTTCCATGCAGGAAATCATCCGGTCACGAGGATATGACGCCATCCATGCCTTGGATGAAGGTGTTCAATATATGGCGGTATTCGCTCCAAACCAATTAAAGGCATCCGGTAAATATTTATATTCCGAACGGAACACAGGTGTTTTTTCACCGGGCAACAACGACATACGTTTCCGGGAAGTCCATCATGGCGTCCCCGCTTCCTTTACCGGTTACAGGAGTATGAAAACGGAAACGGTCCGCAATGACAATATTCCTGCCGTCTTAGCTGCCCTCCGTGAGAAGCTGGAGGATACGGAACAGGAATGGCAGGACAGGATTCTTGATTATATCGCAGAGAATTATCCTACACAAACGACCGTTTCCGCACAGACAAGATCTCCGGAAGGACTGAAGGAGAGGGAGGCAATGAAAAAAGACAAAACACTCAGGAAGATGAAAGAAGAAGCCGTTGCGGCATTGAATGCCGCTGATGAAAAAGTAATGGAAGCGTTCAAAAAAGAGAATGGTGATATACTCTTTCGTGAGGTCAAAGAAAATGACGGCGGCAAATCTTTGGTGGGCCTGCATAATATCAGTGAGGAGAAGCTGCTTAAAGCCTTGAAGCTTGGAGGGCTTGCCAATCCCAGTGCCGCCGTGATTGATATAGCCAGGCAGTCACATGAAGGATACGGGGAGATTTCCCTGATACTCCCTTCTTCCATGATTGACAAACGTACCGGAAGGAATGCCGGAACATTCAGCGGGGACGCGTGGACCCCCGTCTATCCGCAAATAGAAAGGCAGTTTTCCGGTGACGGTAGCGGGCGTGTCCGGGATGCCATTTCCAGGCTGCCACAAGAGATGCAACCGAATGTACGCAGTGCCTGGAACAGCTACATGGACGGGCGCGACGAGGGGAGTGCGTTCGCTTATCAGTTTTTATATGAAAGAGGCGAGGCACCCGAATTCAGGAAGATAGAGCCGCTCTTTGGGGAACATCTGCGGAACCGGATATCCGCCATCGACGCGCTCGATGACTATGATGAACGCAACACGGCCCTGTTGGAGGTTTATATAGAAGAGAATTTCGGTGGTGATCAAACAAAATTTAAAGATTATATCGAAACAAGGAAACGGGTATTACAGGATAAAATACAAGCGTTCCCGGAACAAAAACAAAAAGGTTTGGCTTACAGAAAAGCGGTCCAGAAGCTGAATGATATAGAAGAAAGGGGCTATGAATACAGTTCCGTACAAGACTTCTATGACAGGGTGAAGGCAGATATCCGCCAGGCCGGCAGTGTTGATACCTACCATACCCTGCAGGATGCCTTGGATAAGATCAACGGATCGGAAGCGCTGAGCAGGCAGTATGCGGAGTGGAAGGAAAGCCTTGCGGACAAATATGGTATCAAGGAGGTACTTTTCAAAGGTTATACTCCGGATGGTGCCAGGATCTACCTTCCCCATACCCTGGAGAATGTCTCCGGGTTAATGAAACGGCAGGGCCTGGCCGCTGCAACCGGCTGGGGAGGTTCCTTCTCTGAATTCGCGGCCGCTCTTATGAAGCCGGTCGGCACACTGGACGGTATTCGCCGGCAGAAGGGAAGACTGACCACTGACCATAGTGATCTGGAGGCATTCAGGGACAAATGGCAGGAGGTCTACTTTGATCTGGGAATCAAGCTTAACCCGGGCGGTGGCACCTTTGATGATACCGGCCTTTACCGTGTGGAGGATATCGCGTTGAAACCTGATCCCGGGAGTTTTGCCAAACGTGAGTACGGGGTGGAACTTACCGGGGAGGATGTACGGCAACTTAAAGAGATGGTTGATGCCATACAAAATGAATATCCCGCCATGTATTTTGAAACCAAATTCGAGCGTCCGGTCTATTTGAATGAATTTGTAGCAGCGGTCGTGCCGGAGAATGTAAGTGAAGACGTTTCCAAAGCGGTCCGTGAAAGCGGGCTGCAAGTGTTTGTTTATAAACCCAAGGATGAATCCTCGAGAAACGAGGCTGTGAAACTGGCGTCGGAAATTAAAGGTGTACGGTTCCGGCTTGCGGGTGGGACGGGAGCCTTCACTCCTGCCTGTACAGCAAGCGGGCAGGTTTTCCTTTCCGGGGATGAACGGATGGCGGAACTCTCCCGCCATGCCGTTTTCCTGGCCCGCAAACAGCACATCCCCGTGAACATCATCCATTCCATCGGCGAGGTGGATTCTCCCAAAGTACGTGCCCTTATTGCGGGCGGGAAGGATATAAGGGGCTGGTATGACATCCCTTCGGACCGTATCTGCCTGTACCTGCCCAAAGCGCGCGGCAAGGAGGATATCGAGCGTACCCTGCTGCACGAAGGAGTGGGGCATTACGGCCTGCGCAGACTGGCCGGGCGGAAGCATATGGACGCGTTCCTGGATGACATCTTCGCCGGATGCGGGGAAAAGGTGCGCGGGGAGATTATCCGGCTGGCCGGTACGGGAAAAATGGATATACGTACCGCAACGGAAGAATACCTGGCATGTATGGCCGAAAGCGGGGCGGATGCCCGTGTATGGGACAAGATCCGCCTTGCCTTCAGGAACCTTCTGCGGAAGTTAGGTTTCAGCATCGAGGTTGATGACAGGGAGCTGAAGGGTCTGCTCGCGGCCAGCCGGGAAAACCTGAAGAGAACGGCGGCCACCCGCATACCGGAAAAGATACAGACCCCGAAAGGAGAACTTGAGCTTACCCCCGGATATGCCGCCGGATCTCTCAGAAGTAAAGACGGAGTCCGGGATGTCACACCGTTCCTGAAGGAGATGAAGAGGGCCGGGCTGAAGCCGGCCTCCCTCAGTCCGGAGGAATGGAAATCTCTTTTCAGCGGTAAAGGAATAGCGCTTCCCGACGGCAGGATGCTTATGGCCGTAAAGGAACCGGCCGGATATGGACTGAAGATAACCGCTCCGGCTCTCCGGAGTATCAAAACGGCAGAAATGGAAATATAAGATTTGGATTATGAATATGGATAAGAATGATTCTTTCGACGGGCCCCTGCAGGAGGGCAGACATACGACCCTGCGTTCCTTTTCCTGGGGAAACAGGGAGTTTACCATTTCCTCAGACAAAATCAGCCTGTATGTGGGGGGCATACCCTATGACACGAAGCCGATGCTGGATATTCTCCGCGGATCCGGAGTAGATCCCGGGAAACTCTCTCCCGCCAGGTGGATCTCTTTGCTCCGGGGGCAGCCTACACGCCTGCCGGGTTGTGAAAAGCCGTTCATGCTGTTCAAAGCCCCATCCGGATATACTCTCAGGTGCCTGGAAATAACCAGGGGCAGGAACAGGGCTTTCCAGACGGAAATGTAGTATGACACATGTAAATACTTAAAGAGTAAATCGTATATCAATCAAATTAAAGTAATCAGATTATTGAAGTAAATCATTAAAGTAAATTGTTATGGAGAATCTTATTCCTTATATCAAGCTTATTATTCTGGCACTGGCCTGCCTGGTGACGGGAGTTTGCACCCTGAACCGGAAATGGTATGTCAACCTGCCTGTCTTTCTTATATGCATAGCGGGCGAGACCTTCATGGCATACCTGTTCTTTCCCGCATACGCATTATGGCCGGCCTGCGGTTCGGTGGCCATATTCGCTTTCTCCACCGCATGGGAACATCTCAAGCCTTCAGGACGGAAAGAGAACAAGTCCCCGATCAGGTTGCCCGTCATTTCCGGGGTTCCATACCGCCATCTGGAATTCTATTACTATTATTCCAATTTCCTGGTCTATGGAGGGGCCGGTTCGGGAAAGACAAAGAGTATCGGCAAATGGCTGCTGGAGGAATATATCAGGCTGGGCTTCGCAGGGTTCATCTACGATTTTAAGGACGTGGACTACACGCAGACGGCCTATAACCTGACAAAGAAGTACGGCTACCCGCACAAGTTTTACTACGTGAGTTTCGACAAGCCGGAACGTTCATACCGGTTCAACCCGCTCAAGGTGGTAAAGGACCGTACCGAGCTGATGCAGCTCATGGAAGATGTCCTGCTCGCACTGCTTCCCAAGGGGGAAAAGCAGAATGAATGGGTGGCCGGGGGGCTGGGTATCCTGCGCGGGGTAGCCTTCCGCTTTTGGGATGAATTTCCCGAGTATTGCACGCTGCCCCATATCATGGCCTTTATCATGACCGCCTCTACCAGGCAGCTGTCCATATTCCTGCAGCAGAACCTCGTTGCGGAAATGATGGCCGGCGCGTATCTCAAGGCCGAAGGTTCCGAAAAGACCCAGGCATCCTACCTTTCCACCCTGTGTAACAAC containing:
- a CDS encoding ADP-ribosyltransferase-containing protein, which gives rise to MKQISEHLFTTEEQAIIARSKAEGSYMKAPNGQATNLNKKQWAQVRTRAFREWFGDWENNPDEASKVRDANGEPLVVYHGTPISRDQAADRSKFRIADDWEIQTINAPFHTFRGGAYNGLIFTSLTEEKARSIGETRSMSIPDSEDGREQWTTDSYVYDLFVNARQPFDVKNPNAVKDILDALEGQLTAYDFYLGMEVPVSRKEAEKILEGGNSWRVVETPSMQEIIRSRGYDAIHALDEGVQYMAVFAPNQLKASGKYLYSERNTGVFSPGNNDIRFREVHHGVPASFTGYRSMKTETVRNDNIPAVLAALREKLEDTEQEWQDRILDYIAENYPTQTTVSAQTRSPEGLKEREAMKKDKTLRKMKEEAVAALNAADEKVMEAFKKENGDILFREVKENDGGKSLVGLHNISEEKLLKALKLGGLANPSAAVIDIARQSHEGYGEISLILPSSMIDKRTGRNAGTFSGDAWTPVYPQIERQFSGDGSGRVRDAISRLPQEMQPNVRSAWNSYMDGRDEGSAFAYQFLYERGEAPEFRKIEPLFGEHLRNRISAIDALDDYDERNTALLEVYIEENFGGDQTKFKDYIETRKRVLQDKIQAFPEQKQKGLAYRKAVQKLNDIEERGYEYSSVQDFYDRVKADIRQAGSVDTYHTLQDALDKINGSEALSRQYAEWKESLADKYGIKEVLFKGYTPDGARIYLPHTLENVSGLMKRQGLAAATGWGGSFSEFAAALMKPVGTLDGIRRQKGRLTTDHSDLEAFRDKWQEVYFDLGIKLNPGGGTFDDTGLYRVEDIALKPDPGSFAKREYGVELTGEDVRQLKEMVDAIQNEYPAMYFETKFERPVYLNEFVAAVVPENVSEDVSKAVRESGLQVFVYKPKDESSRNEAVKLASEIKGVRFRLAGGTGAFTPACTASGQVFLSGDERMAELSRHAVFLARKQHIPVNIIHSIGEVDSPKVRALIAGGKDIRGWYDIPSDRICLYLPKARGKEDIERTLLHEGVGHYGLRRLAGRKHMDAFLDDIFAGCGEKVRGEIIRLAGTGKMDIRTATEEYLACMAESGADARVWDKIRLAFRNLLRKLGFSIEVDDRELKGLLAASRENLKRTAATRIPEKIQTPKGELELTPGYAAGSLRSKDGVRDVTPFLKEMKRAGLKPASLSPEEWKSLFSGKGIALPDGRMLMAVKEPAGYGLKITAPALRSIKTAEMEI
- the bfmC gene encoding pathogenicity island mobilization protein BfmC, yielding MENLIPYIKLIILALACLVTGVCTLNRKWYVNLPVFLICIAGETFMAYLFFPAYALWPACGSVAIFAFSTAWEHLKPSGRKENKSPIRLPVISGVPYRHLEFYYYYSNFLVYGGAGSGKTKSIGKWLLEEYIRLGFAGFIYDFKDVDYTQTAYNLTKKYGYPHKFYYVSFDKPERSYRFNPLKVVKDRTELMQLMEDVLLALLPKGEKQNEWVAGGLGILRGVAFRFWDEFPEYCTLPHIMAFIMTASTRQLSIFLQQNLVAEMMAGAYLKAEGSEKTQASYLSTLCNNLSTISQNEEIAYILSGDDFDFNLIDPEDPKLFAISNNFSKNSVYAPVIGMLMSISTRQFTMQNKVPFVYFLDEMTTVNIKNFETLPSVLREYKVGFVLLTQSGAKLEALYGKLDRSSVEANFGIQFFGRTKDVEALKYYPQMFGKEEKERKSRSTGKSGSSSNRSVTISSQKEDIYQGRDFADLEPGEFIGSATRANVRYFKVMLGEFKEKDEKPLPDVRVLEPGEISGNFARILEEVRSLFPCE